The following coding sequences lie in one Desulfovibrio aminophilus DSM 12254 genomic window:
- a CDS encoding PTS sugar transporter subunit IIC: MVQRGRFFFVLLGLCRSSLNLGLVERPLAIGFLWSLFGGDWSTSLAVAVFYELFWLDAIPAGTYIPPHLAASTTAALALVTHFGLTHPAQIAVPLVLTMPLSWLGARLEGALREWQNRSYSAILQWARHSADPDLPPRLVLRALRTSALFSWLFFFSSILALAVLTDLCLLRFGPQLATSRLSWTPLFLAAGLGGVLSLRLRKAQALFAAGAVLVILFSFAGIF; encoded by the coding sequence CTGGTTCAGCGCGGTCGGTTTTTTTTTGTCCTCCTCGGGCTCTGTCGCTCCAGCTTGAACCTGGGGCTCGTTGAACGCCCCCTGGCCATCGGTTTTCTCTGGAGCCTCTTTGGAGGTGACTGGAGCACCTCCCTGGCCGTTGCCGTCTTCTATGAACTTTTCTGGCTCGACGCCATTCCGGCCGGAACATACATTCCCCCGCATCTTGCCGCCTCGACCACAGCCGCCCTGGCGCTTGTCACGCATTTCGGTCTGACCCATCCAGCCCAGATCGCCGTGCCGCTCGTCTTGACCATGCCGCTTTCCTGGCTGGGCGCCCGCCTGGAAGGCGCGCTGCGCGAATGGCAGAACCGGAGCTATAGCGCCATTCTCCAGTGGGCCCGGCATTCCGCCGACCCGGACCTGCCTCCCCGGCTGGTTCTTCGGGCGTTGCGCACGTCAGCGCTTTTTTCCTGGCTGTTCTTCTTTTCCAGCATCCTGGCCTTGGCCGTGCTCACGGACCTTTGCCTGCTGCGCTTCGGGCCGCAACTGGCCACGTCACGGCTGAGCTGGACCCCGTTGTTCCTGGCCGCCGGACTTGGCGGGGTGCTCTCCCTGCGATTACGCAAGGCCCAGGCCCTGTTCGCCGCCGGGGCGGTTCTGGTCATACTTTTCTCCTTCGCCGGGATTTTCTGA
- a CDS encoding PTS sugar transporter subunit IIB: protein MSLESLWVRIDNRLIHGQVIEAWLPYTGASTIIVANDEVAGDSIQQEIMSLAIPQNTTSLFVHVERTQLALVQAMSGHPLAALVLFSSCADARRAFERGFQFESLNVGNIHYKPGRRQISPSVALSTDDESCLRFFSQHGVSLDFRCVPNDPVQARFK from the coding sequence ATGTCCTTGGAATCCCTCTGGGTGCGCATCGACAACCGGCTGATTCACGGCCAGGTCATTGAAGCGTGGCTCCCTTATACCGGAGCCTCCACGATCATCGTGGCCAATGACGAAGTGGCCGGCGACAGCATCCAGCAGGAAATCATGTCCCTGGCCATCCCCCAAAACACCACCAGCCTTTTTGTGCATGTGGAACGCACCCAGTTGGCTCTGGTCCAGGCCATGTCCGGCCACCCCCTCGCCGCGCTGGTGCTCTTCTCATCCTGCGCCGACGCCCGTCGGGCCTTCGAGCGCGGATTCCAGTTCGAGAGCCTCAATGTCGGCAACATCCACTACAAGCCGGGTCGGCGCCAAATATCGCCCAGCGTGGCCCTCTCCACCGACGACGAGTCCTGCTTGCGCTTTTTTTCCCAACATGGGGTAAGCCTGGACTTCCGCTGCGTTCCCAACGACCCCGTGCAAGCGAGGTTCAAATGA
- a CDS encoding PTS sugar transporter subunit IIA, whose protein sequence is MANNERIEEKHIGVVLVTHGNFGETLLEAASLVLGPQEGCRAVSMAASAGMEELVEGIKAAVSATDQGAGVLVMTDLFGGTPTTLSLSLCKSAALEVITGVNLPMLLKVLQSRNQPLAELSAQAKKAGQQGIVVAGEILRRNRAEG, encoded by the coding sequence ATGGCCAACAACGAGCGGATTGAGGAAAAGCACATCGGAGTGGTGCTGGTCACCCACGGCAACTTCGGTGAGACCCTGTTGGAGGCGGCCTCTCTGGTCCTCGGCCCCCAGGAAGGGTGCCGAGCCGTGAGCATGGCCGCCTCGGCGGGCATGGAAGAACTGGTGGAGGGCATCAAAGCCGCCGTGTCGGCCACGGATCAAGGCGCCGGCGTGTTGGTCATGACCGATCTCTTCGGCGGTACGCCCACCACCCTGTCTCTGTCCCTGTGCAAGTCGGCGGCACTGGAAGTCATCACCGGCGTGAACCTGCCCATGCTCCTCAAGGTGCTCCAAAGCCGGAACCAACCCCTGGCGGAACTCTCGGCGCAGGCAAAGAAGGCCGGGCAGCAGGGCATCGTCGTGGCCGGGGAGATCCTGCGCCGCAACCGCGCGGAAGGCTAG
- the rapZ gene encoding RNase adapter RapZ produces MGDTRSFSVIVVSGLSGSGKSTALKVFEDLGFFVVDGLPASLTPKLVSLFREQDSKHRGLVLGLDLRQMDFPEEWRKAFGELKKQGVRTHIVFLEARLSELVRRYATTRRPHPLESRSLGLEQALETEKVLLDPLRKRADLVIDTTNYSIHDLRRTLQEKWTSLEQEVGVLRVHIISFGFKYGVPIESDLLFDLRFLPNPYFDENLRPLSGKDTIIADYVLANDPGATFRSKFLDFLSYLLPLYLAEGRYRVTLALGCTGGRHRSVAVAELVCEALRRTGYAVTLEHRHLELG; encoded by the coding sequence GTGGGGGATACCCGAAGCTTCTCGGTCATCGTGGTCTCGGGTCTCTCGGGCTCGGGCAAGAGCACGGCCCTCAAGGTCTTCGAGGATCTGGGCTTCTTCGTCGTCGACGGCCTGCCCGCAAGCCTGACGCCCAAGCTGGTGAGTCTCTTCCGTGAGCAGGACAGCAAGCACCGGGGTCTGGTGCTGGGACTGGATCTGCGCCAGATGGACTTTCCCGAGGAGTGGCGCAAGGCTTTCGGAGAATTGAAGAAACAGGGCGTCCGGACGCACATCGTCTTTCTGGAGGCCAGGCTGTCCGAACTGGTGCGACGCTACGCCACCACCCGCCGACCGCATCCCCTGGAAAGCCGGAGCCTCGGCCTGGAGCAGGCCTTGGAGACTGAGAAGGTGCTCCTGGACCCTCTGCGCAAGCGGGCCGACCTGGTGATCGACACCACCAATTATTCCATTCACGACCTTCGCCGGACCCTGCAGGAGAAGTGGACCTCGCTGGAGCAGGAAGTGGGTGTGCTGCGGGTCCACATCATCTCCTTCGGCTTCAAGTACGGCGTCCCCATCGAATCGGATCTGCTTTTCGATCTGCGTTTTTTGCCCAACCCCTATTTCGACGAGAACCTCCGGCCCCTGTCCGGCAAGGACACAATCATCGCGGACTACGTTCTGGCCAATGACCCTGGGGCGACGTTCCGGAGTAAGTTCTTGGACTTTCTCTCCTATCTCCTGCCCTTGTACCTGGCCGAGGGACGCTATCGCGTGACCCTTGCCCTGGGCTGCACCGGCGGCCGCCATCGCTCTGTGGCGGTAGCCGAACTGGTCTGCGAAGCACTTCGGCGCACCGGATACGCCGTGACCCTGGAACATCGACACCTTGAACTGGGTTGA
- a CDS encoding PTS sugar transporter subunit IIA, with translation MRLSEYLSRDLVLSDLKATAKADVLAELTASLAALTPPVDPDEAVAVLLERESLGTTGIGDGIAIPHGKLPGLTQIVVVAGRSIQGVEFDSLDFKPCHIFFLVLAPEQVAGLHLRILAHISRLLKDDSFRRSFISAPNSQALWDLLNDR, from the coding sequence ATGCGGCTTTCGGAATACCTGTCGCGGGACTTGGTCCTCTCGGACCTCAAGGCCACGGCCAAGGCCGATGTTCTGGCGGAGTTGACGGCGTCTCTGGCCGCCCTGACCCCGCCGGTCGATCCGGACGAGGCCGTGGCCGTCCTGCTTGAACGCGAAAGCCTCGGCACCACCGGCATCGGGGACGGCATCGCCATCCCTCACGGCAAGCTGCCGGGGCTGACCCAGATCGTGGTTGTGGCGGGGCGGAGCATCCAGGGCGTCGAATTCGATTCCCTGGACTTCAAGCCCTGCCACATCTTCTTTCTCGTGCTGGCGCCCGAGCAGGTGGCCGGTCTGCATCTGCGCATCCTGGCCCACATTTCTCGACTGCTCAAGGACGACTCCTTCCGGCGGAGCTTCATCTCCGCTCCGAACAGCCAGGCCCTCTGGGACCTGCTGAACGACAGGTGA
- the hpf gene encoding ribosome hibernation-promoting factor, HPF/YfiA family, with translation MNISFNFKNFDPSEHLKEYAESRFEKLSKFISDAEDPELQVNLSVEKFRHKADVVFLADNLHLSAYEESEDMYSTIDMVLDKLEAQLRRMREKQKDRRRAGRERAVSMGVLTFIEESGKRTPSIAEMDKYEPKPMSVDEAAMQLESRSYDFLVFRNSETDGLNVIYRRKNGDFGLIDPGI, from the coding sequence ATGAACATCTCCTTCAACTTCAAGAATTTCGACCCGTCCGAGCATCTCAAGGAATACGCCGAGTCGCGTTTCGAGAAGCTCTCCAAGTTCATTTCCGACGCCGAGGATCCCGAACTGCAGGTCAACCTCTCCGTGGAGAAGTTCCGCCACAAGGCCGACGTGGTCTTCCTGGCCGACAATCTGCATCTTTCTGCCTACGAAGAGTCCGAGGACATGTACTCGACCATCGACATGGTCTTGGACAAGCTCGAAGCCCAATTGCGCCGGATGCGCGAGAAGCAGAAGGACCGCCGCCGCGCGGGCCGCGAACGGGCAGTGAGCATGGGCGTGCTGACCTTCATCGAGGAATCGGGGAAGCGCACCCCGTCCATCGCCGAGATGGACAAGTACGAGCCCAAGCCCATGAGCGTGGACGAGGCCGCCATGCAACTGGAGTCCAGGAGTTACGACTTCCTGGTCTTCCGCAACTCTGAGACTGATGGCCTGAACGTCATCTACCGGCGCAAGAACGGCGACTTCGGGCTCATCGACCCTGGAATCTGA
- the rpoN gene encoding RNA polymerase factor sigma-54, translating to MGLELRQQLKLSQQLVMTPQLQQAIKLLQLSRLELVETVQQELLENPFLEEAETERSDLPMEEMPVEVDQTTATPEMTSPERSEEMIRSTDWENYLGEFSSISKQAQVRETEIPEEGVSFEARLASKPSLDGHLSWQMRLSHFTPRELDIGEAVIGNLDSGGYLHADMDDIRAMVPDAADEEIEAVIHRIQRLDPVGVAARTPRECLLVQLEILGETDPILLSLVDEHLEDLEKKRYKPLARKFKIDMEELKHYLEIIQKLDPMPGANFSSTEPHYVSPDVFVYKYGDDFIIVLNEDGLPRLQLNTFFADSLSQTAGKEKDYVQEKMRSAAWLMKSLYQRQRTLYKVVESIVRFQREFFEYGVTKLKPLILKEVAEDIGMHESTVSRITTSKYVATPHGVFELKFFFNSALDLEDGTQVGSESVKALIKKLIGEEDPKHPLSDERIGEILKDHLKVDIARRTVAKYRSAMNIASSSKRKDIL from the coding sequence ATGGGACTTGAACTGAGACAACAACTCAAGCTCTCGCAGCAGCTGGTCATGACCCCCCAGTTGCAGCAGGCCATCAAGCTGTTGCAGCTCTCGCGCCTGGAGCTGGTGGAAACGGTTCAGCAGGAGCTTCTGGAGAATCCTTTTTTGGAGGAAGCCGAGACCGAACGTTCGGACCTGCCCATGGAAGAAATGCCCGTGGAGGTGGACCAGACCACGGCCACGCCTGAAATGACTTCCCCGGAACGCAGCGAGGAGATGATCCGCAGCACGGACTGGGAGAACTACCTGGGCGAATTTTCCAGCATCTCCAAGCAGGCCCAGGTTCGCGAAACCGAGATACCGGAGGAGGGCGTCTCCTTCGAGGCCCGCTTGGCCAGCAAGCCTTCTCTGGACGGCCACCTGAGTTGGCAGATGCGCCTGTCGCACTTCACCCCGCGGGAACTGGACATCGGCGAGGCGGTCATCGGCAACCTGGATTCCGGCGGCTATCTGCATGCCGACATGGACGACATTCGGGCCATGGTGCCCGACGCCGCGGACGAGGAGATCGAGGCCGTCATCCACCGCATCCAGCGCCTGGACCCGGTGGGCGTGGCCGCGCGCACTCCTCGCGAATGCCTGCTCGTGCAGCTCGAGATCCTGGGCGAGACCGACCCCATCCTGCTCTCACTGGTGGACGAGCACCTGGAAGACCTCGAAAAGAAGCGCTACAAGCCACTGGCCCGCAAGTTCAAGATCGACATGGAGGAGCTCAAGCACTACCTGGAAATCATCCAGAAGCTTGATCCCATGCCCGGGGCCAACTTCTCCAGCACCGAGCCGCACTACGTCTCCCCGGACGTCTTCGTCTACAAGTACGGCGACGATTTCATCATCGTACTCAACGAGGATGGACTGCCGCGCCTTCAGTTGAACACCTTTTTCGCCGACTCCCTGTCCCAGACCGCGGGCAAGGAAAAGGACTACGTCCAGGAGAAGATGCGCTCGGCGGCCTGGCTCATGAAGAGCCTCTACCAGCGTCAGCGCACCCTCTACAAGGTCGTGGAGAGCATCGTGCGCTTCCAGCGCGAGTTCTTCGAGTACGGCGTGACCAAGCTCAAGCCGCTCATACTCAAGGAAGTGGCCGAGGACATCGGCATGCACGAGTCCACGGTCAGCCGCATCACCACGAGCAAGTACGTGGCCACGCCGCACGGCGTGTTCGAGCTGAAGTTCTTCTTCAACAGCGCCCTGGACCTGGAGGACGGCACCCAGGTCGGTTCCGAGAGCGTCAAGGCCCTGATCAAAAAGCTCATCGGCGAGGAGGATCCCAAGCACCCCCTGTCCGACGAGCGCATCGGGGAAATCCTCAAGGATCACCTCAAGGTGGACATCGCCCGCCGCACGGTGGCCAAGTACCGTTCGGCCATGAACATCGCCTCTTCGTCCAAGCGCAAGGACATTCTCTGA